One genomic region from Euzebya tangerina encodes:
- a CDS encoding cytochrome b, which yields MTPLFSALFDSLDKRMKLKGPTRQAANKVFPANWSFLLGEVATISFGVLVATGIFLTLFYRASTDPVVYTGSNEFFNGVTLPAAFESVIRLSDDIPGGLFVRRVHRAASHLFIATIVLHMLRIIMTGAFRKPRELNYHVGIGLLTVSLAEGFLGYSLPYDSLAGTGIRVAYSIVLSIPYVGENVAFWVFGGEFPTGDIIPRFQALHVFVLPLVISGLIAVHVAILIRQKHTQMPKPDVDGHTYIVGKPLWPGQFAESTTLFLWVGGLLALSSTLIPWSDVELLGPYLPGEVGNNAQPDWFLFWTDGLLRALPPFEFTILGGTFNTVFVAGAVIPGIMFGLLIAYPFLERKVYKLEGDWHVLTNPLDIPLRGAMVMGTFSFVLLASANATNDILSRMIGIPIETMVWVFRLSMLFAPPLLAYAVYRYSKQRLIETGSRVATNEQEAQSRFDASQVSG from the coding sequence GTGACTCCCCTGTTCAGTGCACTGTTCGACTCCCTCGACAAGCGCATGAAGCTGAAGGGCCCGACCCGTCAGGCGGCCAACAAGGTCTTCCCGGCGAACTGGTCGTTCCTGCTGGGTGAGGTGGCCACCATCTCCTTCGGCGTCCTGGTCGCCACCGGGATCTTCCTGACCCTGTTCTACCGGGCCTCGACGGACCCCGTCGTCTACACCGGCTCCAACGAGTTCTTCAACGGCGTCACCCTGCCGGCCGCCTTCGAGTCGGTCATCCGCCTGAGCGATGACATCCCGGGTGGTCTGTTCGTCCGACGGGTGCACCGAGCCGCCAGTCATCTCTTCATCGCCACGATCGTGCTGCACATGCTGCGCATCATCATGACGGGTGCGTTCCGCAAGCCACGCGAGCTGAACTACCACGTGGGCATCGGGCTGTTGACGGTGTCCTTGGCGGAGGGGTTCCTCGGCTACTCCCTGCCGTACGACTCGTTGGCAGGCACCGGGATCCGCGTGGCCTACTCGATCGTCCTGTCGATCCCGTACGTCGGGGAGAACGTCGCCTTCTGGGTGTTCGGGGGCGAGTTCCCGACCGGCGACATCATCCCGCGGTTCCAAGCCCTCCACGTGTTCGTGCTGCCGCTCGTGATCTCGGGGCTGATCGCGGTGCACGTCGCCATCCTGATCCGGCAGAAGCACACCCAGATGCCCAAACCGGATGTCGACGGGCACACCTACATCGTCGGCAAGCCGCTCTGGCCCGGCCAGTTCGCCGAGTCCACGACGTTGTTCCTGTGGGTCGGCGGGTTGCTCGCTCTCTCCTCGACGCTGATCCCGTGGAGCGATGTGGAGCTGCTGGGCCCCTACCTCCCGGGGGAGGTCGGCAACAACGCCCAGCCCGACTGGTTCCTGTTCTGGACCGATGGGCTGCTCAGAGCCCTGCCGCCGTTCGAGTTCACGATCCTCGGCGGCACCTTCAACACCGTGTTCGTCGCTGGGGCGGTGATCCCCGGGATCATGTTCGGGCTGCTGATCGCCTACCCGTTCCTCGAACGGAAGGTGTACAAGCTGGAGGGGGATTGGCACGTCCTGACCAATCCGCTCGACATCCCGCTCCGCGGTGCGATGGTCATGGGAACCTTCTCCTTCGTCCTGCTGGCATCGGCCAACGCCACCAACGACATCCTCTCGCGGATGATCGGCATCCCCATCGAGACGATGGTCTGGGTGTTCCGCCTGTCGATGCTGTTCGCGCCACCGCTGCTGGCCTACGCGGTGTACCGCTACTCGAAGCAGCGGCTGATCGAGACGGGCTCGCGGGTCGCAACCAACGAGCAGGAGGCCCAGAGTCGCTTCGACGCCTCACAGGTCTCGGGCTGA
- a CDS encoding glycosyltransferase, with protein sequence MRVVQLANFISPTSGGIARTIAALRKGYAARGVDTILIRPGPAFDREIGPHGLTIAISSPVVPGTGGYRMITNLRAVRRTLDEVRPDRLEVHDRSTLRGLGDWAASAGVPSTMVVHERLDRLADQYLPWLIRPALMARRDNRRTAARFDRVVVPSAWARQEFAADLPVEVVDWGVDVDQFHPRHRSPVVGRRLRDGHDVLLAMVVRLSPEKQAGSALDALAVLRQQGVDAHLVIAGTGSSERALRRQARDLPVTFLGHLSSRQHVAEVLAAADVAICPGPLETFGLTALEALACGTPVVSSQSGALADILQEPFGASAYNHGHAMAGAITQLLSGADEARAAARAAAEPFTWDRAVTRMLAIHGHVPAAPEEALRRG encoded by the coding sequence ATGCGGGTGGTCCAGCTGGCGAACTTCATCTCGCCGACCTCCGGTGGGATCGCCCGCACCATCGCGGCGCTCCGCAAGGGCTACGCGGCGCGCGGCGTCGACACGATCCTGATCCGACCGGGGCCGGCATTCGACCGCGAGATCGGCCCGCACGGCCTCACCATCGCCATCTCCTCCCCGGTGGTGCCGGGCACCGGTGGGTATCGGATGATCACCAACCTGCGAGCGGTGCGCCGCACCCTGGACGAGGTGCGACCCGACCGGCTGGAGGTCCACGACCGCTCCACGTTGCGCGGGCTCGGTGACTGGGCTGCCAGTGCCGGTGTTCCCTCGACGATGGTGGTCCACGAGCGGCTGGATCGGCTGGCCGACCAGTACCTGCCGTGGCTGATCCGTCCGGCCCTGATGGCCCGGCGGGACAATCGTCGGACCGCCGCCCGCTTCGACCGGGTCGTGGTGCCCTCCGCCTGGGCCCGTCAGGAGTTCGCCGCAGACCTCCCGGTCGAGGTCGTGGACTGGGGAGTTGACGTCGATCAGTTCCATCCCCGACATCGCAGCCCGGTGGTCGGTCGCCGCTTGCGTGACGGGCACGACGTGCTGCTGGCCATGGTCGTCCGGCTGTCGCCGGAGAAGCAGGCCGGATCAGCCCTCGATGCGCTCGCGGTGCTCCGACAGCAGGGCGTCGACGCGCACCTCGTCATCGCGGGGACGGGCTCGAGCGAGCGTGCCCTCCGGCGACAGGCGCGCGACCTGCCCGTGACCTTCCTCGGTCATCTCAGCAGCCGCCAGCACGTCGCCGAGGTGCTCGCCGCCGCCGACGTCGCCATCTGTCCGGGCCCGCTGGAGACCTTCGGGCTGACGGCGCTCGAGGCGCTGGCATGTGGGACACCGGTCGTGTCGTCGCAGTCCGGCGCCCTGGCCGACATCCTGCAGGAGCCCTTCGGGGCCAGCGCGTACAACCATGGCCATGCCATGGCCGGAGCCATCACACAGCTGCTCTCGGGCGCCGACGAGGCGAGGGCCGCCGCACGGGCCGCTGCCGAACCGTTCACGTGGGATCGGGCTGTGACCCGGATGCTGGCCATCCATGGTCATGTGCCAGCAGCCCCTGAGGAGGCCCTCCGCCGTGGCTGA
- a CDS encoding ubiquinol-cytochrome c reductase iron-sulfur subunit: protein MADPASPDPSPPNQQATPAAPVVDLEPEHELIVLARTTPEASSANDTLVIGTAIGAAVFGIAFAVSLVIGLPIGWYGMFLALAFFSLGLSIRRYFFDRFPEIEAAELREVPDDQPERPVSNVPALARRPLLTRVLLGSAGVFGASLLALVPSLGPRVGEQLRSTPWASGVRLKTTEGEDIRAEDLAIGTVVTAWPADNIGFERAAVLVMRLSDEPAEPTNMEWVIENSLVAYSKICTHAGCPVALFRERENSLFCPCHQSTFDVRRACQPTFGPATRPLPQLPLGTDDAGFLIALGDFVEPPGPSTG, encoded by the coding sequence ATGGCTGACCCGGCATCCCCCGACCCGTCACCTCCCAACCAGCAGGCGACCCCGGCGGCACCGGTCGTCGACCTCGAACCGGAGCACGAGCTCATCGTCCTGGCCCGGACGACACCCGAGGCCAGCAGTGCCAACGACACACTGGTCATCGGCACGGCCATCGGCGCCGCGGTCTTCGGAATCGCCTTCGCGGTCAGCCTGGTCATCGGCCTGCCGATCGGCTGGTACGGCATGTTCCTGGCCCTGGCGTTCTTCAGCCTGGGCCTGTCGATCCGCCGCTACTTCTTCGACCGGTTCCCCGAGATCGAGGCGGCCGAGCTCCGCGAGGTTCCCGACGACCAGCCGGAACGGCCCGTCAGCAACGTGCCGGCGCTGGCCCGCCGACCCCTGCTCACGCGGGTGCTGCTGGGCTCAGCCGGAGTCTTCGGCGCCAGCTTGCTGGCCCTGGTGCCCTCGCTCGGCCCCCGCGTGGGCGAGCAGCTTCGATCGACGCCCTGGGCCAGTGGTGTGCGGCTGAAGACGACCGAGGGTGAGGACATCCGCGCGGAAGACCTGGCGATCGGGACGGTCGTGACCGCCTGGCCGGCCGACAACATCGGCTTCGAGCGCGCAGCCGTGCTGGTCATGCGCTTGTCCGACGAGCCCGCCGAGCCGACCAACATGGAGTGGGTCATCGAGAACTCGCTGGTCGCCTACTCGAAGATCTGTACGCACGCCGGCTGTCCCGTCGCCCTGTTCCGCGAGCGGGAGAACTCGCTGTTCTGCCCCTGCCACCAGTCCACGTTCGACGTCCGACGGGCCTGTCAGCCGACCTTCGGACCGGCCACACGCCCCCTGCCGCAGCTGCCGCTCGGCACCGACGACGCGGGCTTCCTGATCGCCCTGGGCGACTTCGTCGAGCCGCCCGGCCCCTCCACCGGTTGA
- a CDS encoding GNAT family N-acetyltransferase has product MELTIRLATEEELDGVAQLVVDAYAEFAAAMSPDAWAMFARDIANVHGRKHDGDIVVAVDESGEIVGTVTMFREWRGVQEGTVAIRLLAVLPDQRNQGIGTALVRWVVEEARASNKGRVVATVMKMMDAIREIVERDGFVRMPELDHEPAPGVRAEGFCLELS; this is encoded by the coding sequence ATGGAACTCACGATCAGGCTCGCCACCGAAGAGGAACTCGACGGAGTCGCCCAGTTGGTCGTCGATGCGTACGCCGAGTTCGCCGCCGCCATGTCACCGGACGCCTGGGCGATGTTCGCGCGCGACATCGCCAACGTGCACGGGCGCAAGCACGACGGGGACATCGTCGTTGCGGTCGACGAGTCGGGCGAGATCGTCGGAACGGTGACGATGTTCCGCGAGTGGCGTGGCGTCCAGGAGGGCACCGTCGCCATCCGCCTCCTGGCGGTCCTGCCCGACCAGCGCAATCAGGGCATCGGGACGGCCCTGGTCAGGTGGGTGGTGGAGGAGGCTCGGGCCTCGAACAAGGGTCGTGTCGTCGCCACGGTCATGAAGATGATGGACGCCATCCGGGAGATCGTCGAGCGGGACGGGTTCGTGCGCATGCCGGAGTTGGATCACGAGCCGGCGCCGGGCGTGCGCGCGGAGGGCTTCTGCCTGGAGCTCAGCTAG
- a CDS encoding c-type cytochrome — protein sequence MQTTPSRARTYGAWFVVVVALLAVAVLSLRPASAVEGDEEDPIANPVAFAEASYAGVCAECHGGDGNGGVVPGSERLAPSLRDEGVTEAYMDLVLRTGRMPPPGDPFDNRAREVFYTDAEREAMVDWLVAEFGLERDIPTVEEGDVAVGLELFALNCAHCHGNTGAGGNAGQDAFTPTVTGLGPIAVAEAIRVGPFEMPAFNDETITPEEVNAITSYLEAVEEKGGTPLFGLVELNPVFASGFVAVFAAALIGSLLYIGGRPQPFEQVPVGDAMDHPDTTPIETEVAEPEGTTPMPDDDQEDPDG from the coding sequence GTGCAGACGACCCCGTCCCGAGCCAGGACCTACGGAGCGTGGTTCGTGGTCGTCGTCGCGCTGCTCGCGGTCGCGGTGCTGAGCCTCCGCCCCGCCAGCGCGGTCGAGGGTGACGAGGAGGATCCGATCGCCAACCCCGTCGCCTTCGCCGAGGCCAGCTACGCGGGCGTCTGCGCCGAGTGTCACGGTGGCGACGGCAACGGCGGCGTCGTCCCGGGCAGCGAACGGTTGGCGCCGTCCCTCCGGGACGAGGGCGTGACGGAGGCCTACATGGACCTCGTGTTGCGGACCGGCCGGATGCCCCCGCCGGGCGACCCCTTCGACAACCGGGCGCGCGAGGTCTTCTACACCGATGCCGAACGTGAGGCGATGGTCGACTGGTTGGTGGCCGAGTTCGGCCTGGAACGCGACATCCCAACCGTGGAGGAGGGCGACGTCGCCGTCGGCCTCGAGCTCTTCGCGCTCAACTGTGCGCACTGCCATGGCAACACGGGTGCTGGAGGCAACGCCGGCCAGGACGCCTTCACGCCCACGGTGACGGGCCTCGGGCCCATTGCCGTGGCTGAAGCCATCCGGGTCGGCCCGTTCGAGATGCCGGCCTTCAACGACGAGACGATCACGCCGGAGGAGGTCAACGCCATCACGAGCTACCTGGAGGCCGTCGAGGAGAAGGGCGGCACCCCGCTGTTCGGCCTGGTCGAGTTGAACCCGGTGTTCGCCTCGGGCTTCGTCGCCGTCTTCGCCGCGGCACTGATCGGCTCGCTCCTCTACATCGGTGGCCGGCCGCAGCCCTTCGAACAGGTCCCGGTCGGCGACGCGATGGACCACCCCGACACCACACCGATCGAGACCGAGGTCGCCGAGCCGGAGGGCACCACGCCGATGCCCGACGACGACCAGGAGGATCCAGATGGCTGA